The nucleotide sequence CTGCTCCTCGAGGTAGGCGGCAGCCGGAATCTTTTTGGCGGCCTCGGGACGCTGATCGCGCGCCTGGCCCGCGATCTCGCGGAGGTGGGCTATGGAGGACGGTTCGCGCTCGCTCCCACGCCCCTCGGCGCCACCTGGCTCGCGGCGAGCGGTGCCGAAACCCGCGCGCTGGACCACGGCGCGCTCTTCAAGGCGCTCGCTCCTCTTCCGCTCGCCTGCCTCGGGCTCGATGCCGGGCGCGAGGCGCTGCTCGCCGGCATGGGGCTGCGCAGCCTCGCCGATTGCCTGCGGCTCCCGCGCGACGGTCTCGCCCGTCGGGTCGGCCCCGAGGTCCTGCTCGCGCTCGACCGCGCCTTCGGCCGGCTTCCCGATCCGCGCGAGCCTTACGTGCCGCCCTCGCGCTTCAGCGCGCGCCTGCCGCTCCCTTCGCCGGTCGCGACGAGCGAGGCGCTGCTTTTCCCCCTCCGCCGTCTGCTGCTCGAGCTGGCGGGCTTCCTCGAGGCGCGCGCCCTCGGCGCGCGGCGGCTCGATTTCGTGCTGCAGCACCATCGCTCGCGCGCCACCGGCATGACGTTCGATTTCGTCGCGCCCTCGCGCGACGCGCGGCACTGGCTCCTTCTCGTGCGCGAGCGGCTGGAGCGGCTCGAGCTCGGGGCGCCGATCGAGGAGATCGAGCTGCGCGTGGAGAATCCGGAGGACCTCGGCTCCCGCAACCTCGATCTGCTCGCCGGTGAGCAGACCCCCGAGGAAGGCCGCGCGAGCATCGTCGAGCGGCTGCAGGCGCGCCTCGGCCGGGATGCGGTGCGGGGGCTTGCCAGCTGCCCCGAGCACCGGCCCGAGCGGGCATGGCGCTACGGCGAGCCGGGCGAGGAGGGCAGAGCCGCCGCCCGCGCACGGCGGCCGCTCTGGCTCCTGCCGGAACCGATTCCGCTCGAGATGCGCGAAGACGCGCCCTGGCTCGACGGCGCGCTCGCGCTCGAGCCCGAGCCCGAGCGCATCGAGAGCGGCTGGTGGGACGGCCGTGACGTCGCGCGCGATTACTATGTCGCACGCGACGGCGGCGGGCGGCGGCTCTGGGTGTTCCGGGAATTGCGGGCGCCGGGGAGATGGTTCCTGCAGGGCGTGTTCGGATAGCGCGAGCGGGCGCGGGCGCCTGCGTCCACTCTGCCGGACCTCGGGCGTGCGCAAGGAGCGGACCCCTTGCCGCGCCGGGATGGTTACTCCACGACGCCCAGCCGCCCGTTGTGGCTTCCCATGTACCACAGCCGCCCGCTCGCATCCGTCACCATCTTCCGGATGCCGACGTTCGAGGAGGGCAGGCGCACCACCCGCATCCGCTCGGTCTTCGGGTCGAGGCGCACGACCGTGTCGGTATTGATCTCGTTCACCCACACCATGCCGGCCCCGTCCACGGTTACCGCATAGGGCCCGCCGTCGCCGGCCGGAAGCGCATACGTCTTCACCACTTTCATCGCCTCCGGATCGAGCTTCGCGAGCTTTCCGTTGCCGTACAGCGTGACCCAGAGCATCCCGTCCCGGTCCGCCGCGACGCGACGCGGCCGGGAGCCCGGGCCCGTATCCACTTCGCTCATCTTCCCGGTACGCGGATCGAGCTTGCCCATCCGGTCGTCGCCCATGCGGCAGAACCAGACGTTGCCGGCCTTGTCGAGCGCAAGCCCGTAGGGCCCGCCCGAAGTCTCGTACTCCGTGATCCTGCCGGTCTTCGTGTCGAGACTCGCCACCTTGTCGCCGCTCTGCAGGGTGAACCAGATCGTGCCCTGGTCGTCGGTGATGACAAGCGTGTGCGGGCCGCCGCCCCCGGACGGTGTTTTGTACTCCACGATCTTCCCGGTCGCGGGATCGAGCCGGCCGATCGTGCCGTTGCCGTTACCCGTCGTCCAGACGACGCCGCTCCGGTCCACGAGCAGGCCGTGCGGGCGGTGTCCCTTCGGCAGATCCCATTCCTCGAACCTCTCGGTGTTCGGATCGAAGCGGGCGACCTTGTTGCCCGTCATGACGGCGATGTAGACGCTGCCGTCCGGCGCGATGGCGGGGTCCCGCGCGAAGCGCGGCGTCGGTACCGGCCATTCGCTCACCTTGCCGGCGAGGTTCGGCCGCGCGCCGGGCGCGATGCCGTAATTCGAGCCGCCGGCAAGGACCGCACCGAGGGGCAGCGCGGCGAGGATGATCAGGAGAGCCGGTTTCATAACGCCTCTTCGTCGGATCAGTGGGGATACCGGGGAGGGCGGGATCTCCGCGTCGTCCACCTCCGCCCGTGGTGGTCCAGTCTAGCGAACCGGGGAGCGCGACGTGAACCCGCCCCGGCGACGGCTCGACCCGACGCTCAAGCGGCCGGCTTTTCGAGAACC is from Sulfurifustis variabilis and encodes:
- a CDS encoding Y-family DNA polymerase; the protein is MLWLCVHLPDLPIEVCARGAPTDEPLVVVEGEGREQRVLAATPAARRAGVQPGMRTSAAHALVDRLGVRERDPGSEREALERLAALSGRYTSHVSLAPPAGLLLEVGGSRNLFGGLGTLIARLARDLAEVGYGGRFALAPTPLGATWLAASGAETRALDHGALFKALAPLPLACLGLDAGREALLAGMGLRSLADCLRLPRDGLARRVGPEVLLALDRAFGRLPDPREPYVPPSRFSARLPLPSPVATSEALLFPLRRLLLELAGFLEARALGARRLDFVLQHHRSRATGMTFDFVAPSRDARHWLLLVRERLERLELGAPIEEIELRVENPEDLGSRNLDLLAGEQTPEEGRASIVERLQARLGRDAVRGLASCPEHRPERAWRYGEPGEEGRAAARARRPLWLLPEPIPLEMREDAPWLDGALALEPEPERIESGWWDGRDVARDYYVARDGGGRRLWVFRELRAPGRWFLQGVFG
- a CDS encoding PQQ-binding-like beta-propeller repeat protein — its product is MKPALLIILAALPLGAVLAGGSNYGIAPGARPNLAGKVSEWPVPTPRFARDPAIAPDGSVYIAVMTGNKVARFDPNTERFEEWDLPKGHRPHGLLVDRSGVVWTTGNGNGTIGRLDPATGKIVEYKTPSGGGGPHTLVITDDQGTIWFTLQSGDKVASLDTKTGRITEYETSGGPYGLALDKAGNVWFCRMGDDRMGKLDPRTGKMSEVDTGPGSRPRRVAADRDGMLWVTLYGNGKLAKLDPEAMKVVKTYALPAGDGGPYAVTVDGAGMVWVNEINTDTVVRLDPKTERMRVVRLPSSNVGIRKMVTDASGRLWYMGSHNGRLGVVE